In a single window of the candidate division WOR-3 bacterium genome:
- the rimP gene encoding ribosome maturation factor RimP, translated as MNSQLTPELKALINKTVNACGLEVYDVEFKGRTLRVFITSKDGITIETCARVSEVLSDALDKANLIFHRYFLEVSSPGIERKLRHQRDFEEVVGKTVLVRTKSSSYIGKLEKISPEGIVLETISSNNEISQNTISYEDITFAQLKVSTEELFSSHKKRKDLNRENNCKEA; from the coding sequence ATGAATAGCCAGTTAACACCTGAGTTAAAAGCGTTAATCAATAAAACGGTAAATGCCTGTGGCCTGGAAGTATATGACGTGGAATTTAAAGGTCGTACCCTTAGGGTCTTTATTACCAGTAAAGATGGTATAACCATAGAGACTTGCGCCCGAGTATCTGAAGTATTATCTGACGCGCTTGATAAGGCTAATTTAATATTTCACCGCTATTTTTTAGAAGTATCTTCGCCCGGGATCGAAAGAAAGCTTAGACATCAACGCGATTTTGAAGAAGTGGTTGGGAAAACTGTCTTAGTTCGGACTAAATCCTCAAGTTATATAGGTAAACTAGAAAAAATTTCGCCGGAGGGTATTGTACTAGAAACCATCTCTTCCAATAACGAAATTTCTCAAAATACTATTAGTTATGAGGATATTACATTCGCGCAACTTAAAGTTTCCACAGAAGAACTGTTTTCATCGCATAAAAAGCGAAAAGATTTGAATCGCGAAAATAACTGCAAGGAGGCCTAA
- a CDS encoding polyribonucleotide nucleotidyltransferase, with protein sequence MKKVELEINRRRLILETGVLARQAAGSVLVRYGDTVVLVCAVYNKDSISQEDFLPLTVDYREPTYAAGKIPGGFFKREGKPRDKEILVSRLMDRPIRPLFPKDYHIETQIVGSLLSSDLENEGDFLGIIGASTALLISEIPFTIPVGAVRIAKIDNDYIINPTLTEQDRSIMNFIVAGTKDSIVMIEGSAREVSNEDFIRGLEIAHQEIKKIVELQEELAGAVGKPKLEIEEWYPKELQETRSQIEGIIKEKVKELVVEANNIQEKQQHARALNEVINKAYEMVSTQYPNAKSIVTAIVDDIVREDVRRRILEQRQRLDGRSPNDIRPITCSIGILPRTHGSALFTRGQTQALAVTTLGTKSDEQIVDDLERQETKSFMLHYNFPGFSTGEVRPFKGPSRREIGHGALAERALEAVLPSEECFPYTIRVVSDILESNGSSSMATVCSASLSLMDAGVPIKRAVAGISIGLVKEDNNYVLLNDIIGAEDHYGDMDFKVAGTSIGITAVQLDLKITGVPIEILKEALDRATVVRNEILNIMAKTIDAPRRSISQYAPRITAFKVKKDKIGDIIGPGGKVIRRIIDETGATIDIDNDGEVTISAPTDEQLQKARDMILEIVEEVQVGKIYTGTVKRIANFGAFVEILPGKEGLVHISQLAKHRIRNVNDVVKVGDIIKVKVIGIDDMGRINLSKRLADQANNSSSFKPRR encoded by the coding sequence ATGAAAAAGGTTGAGCTTGAAATCAACCGGCGGCGGCTAATTCTAGAAACCGGGGTCTTGGCTCGACAAGCAGCGGGAAGCGTTTTAGTACGCTACGGTGACACGGTAGTATTGGTTTGTGCGGTCTACAATAAGGACTCAATTAGCCAAGAGGATTTTTTACCTCTTACAGTTGATTATCGGGAACCGACCTATGCTGCAGGTAAAATACCCGGCGGATTTTTTAAACGCGAGGGTAAACCCCGGGATAAAGAAATTCTGGTTTCACGATTGATGGACCGACCAATTCGGCCGCTTTTTCCCAAAGACTATCATATTGAGACTCAAATCGTTGGATCGCTCCTTTCCAGTGATTTGGAAAACGAAGGAGATTTTTTAGGAATAATTGGGGCCTCTACGGCGCTTTTGATTTCAGAAATTCCCTTTACAATTCCAGTTGGGGCTGTCCGGATTGCCAAAATTGACAATGATTATATAATCAATCCGACTCTTACCGAGCAAGATCGGTCCATTATGAATTTTATTGTGGCTGGTACTAAAGATTCTATTGTGATGATCGAGGGTAGTGCTCGGGAAGTCAGTAATGAAGATTTTATTCGCGGGTTAGAAATTGCTCATCAGGAGATTAAAAAAATTGTGGAATTACAAGAAGAGCTAGCCGGAGCAGTAGGCAAGCCCAAATTGGAAATTGAAGAATGGTATCCCAAAGAACTTCAAGAAACCAGAAGTCAAATTGAGGGTATAATTAAAGAAAAAGTGAAAGAGTTAGTAGTTGAGGCTAATAACATCCAAGAAAAACAACAGCATGCTCGGGCTTTAAATGAAGTTATAAACAAAGCATATGAGATGGTGTCAACCCAGTATCCTAATGCTAAGAGTATTGTAACAGCAATTGTGGACGACATTGTCCGGGAAGATGTTCGACGGAGAATTTTAGAACAAAGGCAACGCCTAGATGGCCGTAGCCCAAATGATATCCGCCCTATAACCTGTTCGATTGGTATTTTACCTCGCACCCATGGTTCGGCATTATTTACTCGAGGACAAACTCAGGCCTTAGCGGTAACGACTTTGGGTACGAAATCGGATGAGCAAATAGTTGATGATCTTGAACGGCAGGAAACTAAATCGTTTATGCTACATTACAATTTCCCTGGTTTTTCCACCGGAGAAGTGAGGCCATTTAAGGGGCCAAGTCGGCGCGAGATTGGCCACGGAGCATTAGCTGAGCGAGCACTGGAGGCGGTTTTACCTTCTGAGGAATGTTTCCCCTATACAATTAGGGTTGTTTCTGATATTTTAGAATCTAACGGTTCTTCATCTATGGCCACGGTATGTAGTGCTTCTTTGTCCTTAATGGACGCTGGTGTTCCGATTAAACGGGCAGTTGCGGGTATATCAATCGGACTGGTAAAAGAAGATAATAATTATGTATTACTTAACGATATTATTGGCGCTGAGGATCATTACGGCGATATGGATTTTAAGGTAGCCGGGACCAGCATAGGTATTACCGCAGTGCAATTAGATTTAAAAATCACCGGTGTCCCCATCGAAATTTTAAAAGAAGCTTTAGACCGAGCCACGGTAGTAAGAAATGAAATCTTAAATATTATGGCCAAGACAATCGATGCGCCAAGGCGCAGTATTTCTCAGTATGCCCCGAGAATTACAGCGTTTAAAGTTAAAAAAGATAAAATTGGTGATATTATCGGGCCCGGCGGTAAGGTAATAAGGAGAATTATTGACGAGACCGGGGCGACAATTGACATCGACAATGACGGCGAAGTTACCATTTCGGCACCCACAGATGAGCAACTTCAAAAGGCCCGCGATATGATTTTAGAAATTGTTGAAGAAGTTCAAGTTGGCAAAATTTATACTGGCACTGTAAAACGAATCGCAAATTTTGGAGCTTTTGTGGAAATTTTACCCGGTAAAGAAGGATTGGTGCATATTTCACAGTTGGCTAAACACCGGATAAGGAATGTCAACGATGTGGTGAAGGTGGGGGATATAATTAAAGTTAAAGTGATCGGTATTGATGATATGGGCCGTATTAATCTCTCAAAGCGATTAGCCGATCAAGCAAATAACTCTTCATCGTTTAAACCACGACGTTAA
- a CDS encoding pitrilysin family protein — protein MTESAINIIKLNQRVTVVTESMPWLNSLALGFMFETGSRDEDLTNNGITHFIEHMTFKGTEDKTAYDIARTLERLGVFVNGYTTQEEMTIYASMLKEKFSEVFPILVSMLKRRKYNPQDFDLEKNVIIQEILEAQDDPEEFLPEVFFQEMFPQNSLGLAVGGSVGTVRGITQAMLEERLEHNWLNRRLCISVAGNLELSEVLSQARAQGIFGANEVYQLNWVTPTKNLSTTLGIIRRNDLKQVYGLIGNYTIPITDQRRFALAVLNQIIGASRSSRLVSLLEEEKALVSYISSFYELFSDIGIWGIFFATSPDSLSEVLGLITEELKKLQNFGITKDEMDKAINYRKGFLAMASEAPSFRMQINARNYLRLGTVPTLQEVLNEYDRLTLDEVNYGLNLLDIDNWRGVLMGPIDNKQLLNINEYRPIKELNFLLETNKKPEMGVT, from the coding sequence ATGACAGAATCAGCGATTAACATTATAAAACTCAATCAACGAGTAACGGTTGTCACCGAGAGCATGCCTTGGCTAAATTCTTTAGCCTTGGGCTTTATGTTCGAAACCGGAAGTCGCGATGAGGACTTAACCAATAATGGCATTACACATTTTATTGAACATATGACTTTTAAGGGCACCGAAGATAAGACTGCCTATGATATCGCCCGAACCCTTGAACGGTTAGGGGTATTTGTTAATGGTTACACGACTCAAGAAGAAATGACAATATACGCGTCGATGCTTAAAGAAAAATTCAGCGAGGTTTTTCCAATACTGGTTTCGATGCTCAAGAGACGTAAATATAACCCCCAAGACTTTGATTTAGAAAAGAATGTCATAATTCAAGAAATTTTAGAAGCCCAGGATGACCCCGAGGAATTTCTTCCCGAGGTCTTTTTTCAAGAGATGTTTCCGCAAAATTCCTTAGGATTAGCGGTAGGGGGCAGTGTAGGGACGGTCCGGGGGATAACCCAGGCAATGCTTGAAGAACGCCTTGAGCACAACTGGTTAAACAGACGGTTGTGTATCTCGGTTGCCGGCAATTTAGAATTATCCGAAGTGTTAAGTCAAGCGAGAGCCCAAGGCATCTTTGGCGCAAATGAAGTTTATCAGCTAAACTGGGTGACTCCGACTAAAAACCTTAGCACAACCTTAGGGATAATTAGGCGAAACGATTTAAAACAAGTCTATGGGTTAATTGGAAATTATACCATTCCCATTACTGACCAACGCCGTTTTGCCTTAGCAGTTCTAAACCAGATAATTGGTGCCAGTCGCAGTTCGCGTCTAGTGAGCCTACTAGAGGAGGAAAAGGCCCTGGTATCTTATATCAGTAGTTTTTACGAACTGTTTTCTGATATTGGAATATGGGGAATATTTTTCGCAACTTCACCCGATTCGTTGTCTGAGGTTTTAGGATTAATAACAGAAGAGTTGAAAAAGCTTCAAAATTTTGGTATAACTAAAGATGAAATGGATAAAGCAATTAATTATCGCAAGGGATTTTTGGCCATGGCTTCTGAAGCCCCATCCTTTCGAATGCAAATTAATGCCCGAAATTACCTGCGACTGGGCACGGTTCCGACTTTACAAGAAGTTTTAAACGAATATGATAGACTCACGCTAGACGAGGTAAACTACGGGTTAAATCTTTTAGATATTGACAATTGGCGCGGTGTGCTTATGGGGCCAATTGATAACAAACAGCTATTAAATATTAATGAATATAGACCAATTAAAGAACTTAATTTTTTACTAGAAACAAACAAAAAACCAGAAATGGGGGTTACATGA
- the rpsO gene encoding 30S ribosomal protein S15, with translation MVMTKEQKSKLISEFRLHEKDTGSPEVQIALLTERIRILTEHLKAHPKDKHSRRGLIKMVNERRRHLNYLFKYHKDRYQKIVERLNLRGL, from the coding sequence ATGGTAATGACTAAGGAGCAGAAGAGTAAGCTGATCAGCGAATTTAGGCTTCACGAGAAAGACACCGGTTCTCCTGAAGTTCAAATAGCCTTATTAACAGAAAGAATTAGAATTCTCACTGAACATTTAAAAGCGCACCCGAAAGACAAACATTCACGACGCGGTCTTATTAAAATGGTTAATGAGCGCCGTCGGCACTTAAATTATCTTTTCAAGTATCATAAAGACCGATATCAAAAAATTGTTGAGCGCTTGAATCTTCGTGGATTATGA
- a CDS encoding pitrilysin family protein, with translation MAEEHVVSLELTDGLAVVVEKIPDLKSGASVICFRCGSRNELPNKSGLTNLLLGLMFRQTKNKTSREIQRYIESLGAVLDSFVSKEISGIYARYLTDKLVDVWNLSEEIISLPLFTEEELQKEKKLIENEIISDEDDAEKYLFTRFYKQLFPAHPLGNRIVGEIASISQILLDDIKNYYNYFLGAPLCISVAGDIDLNFVVEKAEQLKSILKHSATNSLININQKVPQNIKFSSINIKKAGLLQSYTAIGWYTYSYLSKYYFPMVLANTIFGGCISSRLYYEIREKRGLVYSISSFLDFYSDVGIWGIYFVTQPKLVDKVTEIILNEVQQLRTRGISHEELDLARNYIKSDIVIRNENPLARAMRNARNKLLLSRTPTILDTLQEIEDVTLSQVNEAIAGLEGEPLVVNLIPEENDRISD, from the coding sequence ATGGCTGAGGAGCATGTTGTTTCGCTAGAACTTACTGATGGTCTTGCAGTGGTAGTAGAAAAAATACCCGATCTTAAATCCGGAGCATCGGTAATATGTTTTAGATGCGGGAGTCGCAATGAGTTGCCAAACAAGTCAGGACTTACTAATTTACTTTTAGGATTAATGTTTAGACAGACAAAGAACAAAACCTCTAGGGAAATTCAACGGTATATTGAAAGTTTGGGGGCCGTACTAGATTCTTTTGTTTCAAAAGAAATTTCGGGAATTTATGCCCGTTATCTGACGGATAAATTAGTTGATGTTTGGAACTTAAGTGAAGAAATTATTAGTTTACCGCTCTTTACTGAGGAGGAACTTCAGAAAGAAAAAAAACTAATTGAAAACGAAATCATTTCTGACGAAGATGATGCCGAGAAATATTTGTTTACCCGATTTTACAAGCAACTGTTTCCGGCTCATCCATTAGGTAACCGAATCGTCGGAGAAATTGCAAGTATTTCTCAAATTTTATTAGACGACATTAAGAATTACTATAATTATTTTCTAGGTGCTCCGCTTTGTATTTCTGTAGCAGGAGACATTGATTTAAACTTTGTGGTCGAAAAAGCAGAACAATTAAAGAGCATCTTAAAACACTCTGCGACTAATTCCTTAATCAATATTAATCAAAAGGTACCCCAAAATATTAAATTTTCTTCTATTAATATAAAAAAAGCCGGTTTACTTCAAAGTTACACGGCAATTGGATGGTATACCTACTCGTACTTAAGTAAGTACTATTTCCCGATGGTTCTTGCTAATACAATTTTCGGTGGTTGTATTAGCTCCCGTTTATATTACGAAATTCGAGAGAAGCGGGGTCTTGTGTATTCAATTTCGTCATTTTTAGATTTTTATTCGGATGTTGGCATCTGGGGTATATATTTTGTAACCCAACCTAAACTTGTTGATAAGGTTACTGAGATTATATTAAATGAAGTTCAGCAACTTCGAACTAGAGGTATCTCTCACGAAGAGCTTGATTTAGCTCGAAATTATATCAAATCCGACATTGTAATTCGCAATGAAAATCCCCTAGCTCGAGCAATGCGTAATGCCCGCAACAAGTTGCTTTTGAGTCGAACTCCAACGATTCTTGATACTTTACAAGAAATCGAAGATGTTACTTTGTCCCAAGTTAATGAAGCCATTGCTGGATTGGAAGGTGAACCTCTGGTAGTAAATCTAATACCTGAAGAAAATGACAGAATCAGCGATTAA